From the genome of Natrinema marinum:
GGGTCCTCGAACACCGCCTCGAACCGTCGCTGCGTCCGCCTGTTTTCGATCGCCGACGCGAGAACCGTGGCGACGTTCTGGACGAAGGCAGCGTCGCGGTCGGTGAAATCACGGCACTCGGTCGTGTCGGTTTCCAAGACGCCCCACGGCTCTGTCGTCGGACCGATGACGACGCTGATCCCGCTGACGATATCGTGGCGGCTCACCAGTTCCGGTTCGGAAAACCGCTCCTCGGTACGGAAATCGTCGACCACCACCGGATCCTCGGACCGCAACGCGTGCCCAGCTCGGGATTCCGGATCCACCGGCACCGTCGTCTCGTCCACGTGGTCATCGCTCCACCCGACGCCCTGTCGAAGCAGAGCCTCGTCGCCGCCGGCGCACAACTCGAGCACCGAGACGTACTCGGCGTCGAGCGTCTCGGCGATCGCGGCCGAGGCGTCGGACAACAACCGATCGAGATCGTCGGTCTCGAGTGCCTGCTGTCCGAGGTCGGCGACGGCCTCCTGCTGACGCATCTGCGTCTGGAATTCGGCATCTCCCTCGGGAGACGAATCCATTATCGCTCGTAAACGAGACCGCCGTATAAACGTATTGCACGCTCTGGTCGGCGGTCGTCTGGCCCGCCACGCACCGCGATCGCTGTCGACCGAGCGCCAGCGACCGCGCTCGAGCGCCCCGCGAACGTTTTTACGATCCCGTCCGTACGCCCGACCAGACATGCGCCTCGAGCCAGATCGCACGGCGGTGGTGGTCGTCGACATGCAAAACGGCTTCTGTCACCCGGACGGCTCGCTGTACGCGCCGGGCAGCGAGGACGTGATCGGACCGATCGCCGACCTCCTCGAGCGAGCCCGCGCGGCCGGGACGCAGGTGATCTTCACCCGCGACGTTCACCCGCCGGAACAGTTCGACGACGCCCACTACTACGACGAGTTCGAGCAGTGGGGCGAACACGTCCTCGAGGGGTCCTGGGAGGCCGAGATCGTCGACGAACTCCCCGTCGAGGCGGACGATCACGTCGTCGAGAAACACACCTACGACGCGTTCTACGACACCGAACTCGAGGGCTGGCTGAACGCCCGCGGGATCGAAGACCTCGTGCTCTGTGGCACCCTCGCGAACGTCTGTGTGCTCCACACCGCCGGCAGCGCCGGGCTGCGGGATTTCCGCCCGATCCTGGTCGAGGACTGCATCGGCGCGATCGAGGACGACCACCACGAGTACGCCCTCGAACACGCCGCGTGGCTGTTCGGCGAGGTCGAACCGAGCGCGGGGATCGAGTTCGCGTGATCGACCGCGGCTCCACGGACTCGCGCCTCGAGTCCCTCACGGACGGTGACCGAGAATGAACCGACGACGCCTGCGACCGCTGTACCTGATCGGGATCGCGCTCAACGTCGTCGCGTTCGGCTACGCCGTGACGAACGGAACCTGGCTCTACGCCGGCGCGTTTGCCGTCGTGGCGGTCTACCTCGTCGTTCGGCTCCGGATGCTGTCCGCCGATACCTAGGGCGGCGGGCGACCACTTTCGAGGCCGTGGGTTCGATCCACCGTACGAGCGGCCGAGCGCGGACCCCGCGCCGGCCGGTCAGTGGACAGCTTTTACTGTCGTCTTTCCGACGAGCGGATATGGAGCGCACTCGATCTCGTTTCGCGGGGCCGATCGCCGGACCGAACCGAGCGGGGACCGCCGAATGAACGAAGACCGGTTGCGAGCGGTGTACGTGGTCGGTCTCATGGCCAGCGCGTACGTGTTCTGGTACGTCTTCACCTCGTTCGATTCGATCCTGTACGCCGTCCCGTTCGCGCTCGCGACGGTGTTCTTCGTGGCTCGTCTCCGACTGCTGACCGCCGATTCTTGACGGTCGGACCGGTGTCTCCACGGGGGCGGTAACTGCGACCAACGGCCTGACGGCCCTACTCGGGGCGGAAGACGCGGTAGGCTCCCTGCCCGGTGGCCACCGCCTTCGTCTCACCGTCGGGGGTCGTGCTCTCGACGGTGATCTCGCTGACGCCGACGCTCCCCCCGAGGCGGACGACGTTCGCCGTCGCCTCGAGGTCGCCGGTCGCCGGCCGGAGGTAGTTGATGTTCAGATTGATCGTCGCCATGCTGACCTCGAAGGGATCCTCGTCCTCGAGGGCCGTCTGAAGCGCGAAGCCGCCGACGGTGTCGATGAGGGTCGCGGCGACGCCGCCGTGGAGGTCCGCGCGTCGGTCGGTCACGTCCGGCCGCGTATTCGTCAGTTTCTCGTCGTACGGAATCGCGAGCGTCATCGTCCCGCGGTCGACGTTCTCGACCGTCGTCCCGAGCCACGACAGGAACTCCTGATTCTCGTCGATGAGGTGCTGAATCCCGCTCTCGATGTCGTCGAACGCCTCGAAAAACGCCTGTCTATCGTCGGTCATGTACTTCCGTCTCCCACCGATGTTCTTTACCGCTACGTTTCCGGGCGTTCCCGTTCTCGAGGGTTCATCCGTCTCCGGCCCGTTCGGTGGTTATGGTCCGCGCGTTCGACGGCGGCCCCCTCGTGATCGACCGTATCGGTGGTGAGTCCGATGAGTGACGACGGTCCCGAGTACGATGTCGATTTCCGCGAGCACCCGGAACGGTACGAGATCGGTCGCGGCGAAGCGGGCGTCTTCAAAGTCGAACCGTACAAGAGCGAACTCCTCCCGCTGTGGTCGTACGCCGACGAGGACGCGGCTCGCGAGTCCGCAGCGGCGATCTACGAGCGATACGAACGCTACCGTGAGGACGACGAGTTCCCCGGCATGGACATGGCTCGCAAGTACCTCCAGATGGGGTACACCCGCGCGATGCGCTACGCGAAGTATCCCGGCGGTCAGAAGTACGACGACGGTGACGAGCGTGAACCCCAGCGCTGGGCCGACCCGGACAAACGAGCCGCGGCGCTCGTCTTCGAGGCGTACTGGGAGCGCGTCCGCGAGGACGAGGCCTATCAGCGGGCGAAAGCGGCCCATCGCGGCGAGTAGCACCACCTCGAGCAGGAGGCTCAAAGCGGCGTTTCAGTCTACAGAAAGCACTTTTTACTCCCCCATGTCCGCTTGCCTATGCCAACTGATAGGCGAACCGTTCTCGCCCTCACCGGTGCCCTCCTCGCTGGCGCGGCCGGCTGTGCTGGAATCGGTGGCGACTCGCCCGCCACCGACGGCCGATCGGACGATCCCGCTTCCATCCATCTGGTCCGCGATGAGGTGCCCGGCGAGTACGTCGTTCCCGACTTCCCGAGGATCGACCTCGCCACCGACCCCGAAATCGAGTCGACGCTGCTCGCCGCGCAGGTCCGGGGAAACGTGGCGTTCTCGCTCGACCTCCTCGCAGAGCTTCGATCCCAGCGGCCCGGCGAGAACCTGTTTTACTCGCCGTACAGCGTCTCGGTCGCGCTGGCGATGACCTACGCCGGTGCCCGCGGCGAGACGGCCACCGAGATGGCCGACGCCCTGCGGTACGAACTCGAGGGCGACGACCTCCACGCCGCCTTCCGCGCGCTCGAGGCGGAGTTTCGGCGGCGCAACGAGGACGGCGACGCCGTCGACGATCCCGCGGGCGAAACGTCGACGGACTCGTCGGACGACGGTCCCGCCTTCCGGCTCGCGAGCGCCAACTCGGCCTGGCTCGAGCAGCGCTATCCGTTCGACGGGGACTACCTCGAGTTGCTCGCGGCCTACTACGAGGCTGGCGAGCGGCTGGTCGACTTCGACGGAAATCCCGAGGAGGCGCGCCGGGAGATCAACGCCTGGGTCGCGGACCGGACGAACGATCGTATCGAGGACCTCCTCCCCGAGGGCTCGATCGACAGCGCGACCCGGCTCGTCCTGACGAACGCGATCTCCTTCCGCGCGGCCTGGAAGCGAGAGTTCGACCCGTCCGACACCGAACCAGCGCCGTTTACTGGCCTCGATGGGAGCGAGACCGAGGTCGAACTGATGCACCAGACCGGCCGGTTTCCCTACGCCGAGGTCGACGGCCACCAACTCGTCGAACTCCCCTACGCGAACGACGACACCAGCATGGTCGTTCTCCTTCCTGCCGAGGGCGAGTTCGAGGCGTTCGAGGCCGCGCTCACCGTCGACCGACTCGCGACGATGCTCGAGGCGGCGGGCGAGACGCGGGTCGACCTCGCGCTCCCGAAGTTCGGCATCGAGTCGAAGTTCAGCCTCGTCGAGACGATGCAGGGACTGGGAATGGAGCGAGCGTTCACCGGGGCCGCGGACTTCAGCGGCATGGTCGAGGGTGATCAGTCCAACCTCGCTGTCGACGACATCGTCCACCAGAGCTTCGTCGAGGTCGACGAGGAGGGAACGGAGGCCGCGGCCGCGACGGCGGTCATCGTGGTCGAGACCGCCGCGACGGACCCGGTCGAGGTGACCGTCGATCGCCCGTTCCTCTTCTACGTCCGCGACCGGCCCACCGAGACGCCGCTGTTCGTCGGCCGCGTGGTCGACGGCCCGTCGTTGCAAGACGGCTGAAGCCCGCTCAGACCTGCTCGCTCGAGCGAACGCGGACCTGAACTCGCTCTCCCCGCTCGAACGTTCGCTCGGGGCAGATCAGTTTCGCGCCGAAGTCGGCGTCGCGCGCACAGAACAGCGACAGCCCCGTGATCGGCTCGCCGTTCGCGGTGACGGTCACGTCGTCCCACGCGATCGTTCGGCCGTCGGCGACGCCGAGGCGGTCGCCGTTCAGCGAGACGACGGGTTCCGTGTCGGCCTCGAGCGATCCGCTGCCATCCCCGCGCTCGAGCAACCCACCGCCATCGTAGTGTGGTAGCCCGCCATCGAGGACGCCGCCGCCGTCGGCGGCCACGCCGACGAAGTCCGTGCCGGGCGCTGGATGGGCGGGCGAATCGAGGGCGGCGTAAGTCTCGCCGGTCGAGACGACTTGACCTGTGCCATCCCACTCGAGCGGCCGGATCGGCACCTCGAGCTCGATCGGGAGCGATCCCGACGCCCGATACGGGTTCTGGTCCGACCGGCGGAAGCCGACGTGGAGGTGGTTGTCGACCCACGGTGCGAAAAACCCCGCTCGGACGAGTCGGCCGAGCGAGTCGCCCCGCTCGACTCGGTCGCCAGCCTCGACGGCGGGGTCGACGTGGAGGATTCTGGCGGTCAGCCCCTCGAGCGGCGTGGGGCCGTCGCAGTCGACTAGGATCAAGTGGTCGTGCTCGGGCGCGTATGGTTTCGGCGGCGCGCGGACGGTCCGGGTCTCGCGGACGGTGCCGGCGACCGGGCTCGGCGCGGCCGTCGTTCGGCCGTCGATCAGCGTCCCGGGATAGAGGTCGATCGCGCAGCCGCCGTCGTGGGCAGGGTACGGCGAGTTGTACAGCGAGACGCGCGCGTACTTCGCCAGCGCGGCCTCGGTGAGCGTGACGGCCATCGAGTACCGGTACCTGGGCGGCGGGAGCGTTTAGGTGCGTCGGGTCCGACGATCGGCTATGCGCGTGTTCCGCGGGCAGGCGGCGTCGATCGACGCCGATCGCGAGGCGAGCGAGCGGCTCCTTTCGGCGGCGGCAGACGGTGAGCCCGCCGTTCGCGTCTGGGCTCCGCACCGACAGGTCGCCTTCGGCCGCCGGGACGCCCGCCTCGAGGGGTACGACCGCGCCCGCGCGGTCGCCGACGAGCGCGGCTATCCGCCGATCGAACGCGACGTGGGCGGCCGCGCGGTGGCCTACGACGGCGAGACGACGCTGGCGTTCGCCCGCGCCGAGCCCATCGCGGACTTCCGGACCGGCACCGCCGAGCGCTACGAGCGTGCGACGGCCGACCTCGAGCGCGCGCTTCGGACGCTCGGACTCGAGCCGGTTCGCGGCGAGCCCGACGACTCGTTCTGTCCGGGGACGCACTCGCTGTCGGTAACGGACGCGGCCGACGCCGAGCGGCGGGACGGACGGCGACGGAAACTCGTCGGCATCGCCCAGCGGGTTCGCCAGGACGCGGCGCTCGTCGCCGGTGTCGTTCTCGTCGCGAACCGCGACGCGCTCGCCGGCGTTCTCGAGCCGGTCTACGACGCGCTCGGCGTGCCGTTCGAGCCGCGAACGGTCGGCACCGTCGCGGACGCGGGCGGCCCAGCCGATCCGGACATCGTTCGGACGGCGCTCGAGGATACGCTGGTCGGCGACGCCCGGTCCTCGGTCACCGACGTGAGGTAACGCTTTTTCGGCTCCGCGGTGTCCAAGTCGAATATGTTGTCGCGAACGAACTCGGAGGCGAGTCGATGACGACGGATCGATCCGAGGAGACGGACGAGTCGGCAGACTCGCTATGGGTCGATCTCCTCGAGGACGCGCGCGCCATCGCCGAGGAGTACCGCGAAGACGGCTGGGATGCCGTCGTCGTCGAGCCCGCGGCGGTCTCGCCGGTCGACTCCGACGATCGGTTCGGGCTCGACGTGTCGGTCTCCGCCCAGGAGTACGACGCCGTCGCGGGACTCATCGAGGAGGGAGCGGTCACGATCACCGCGGCCGACGTCTACTACCGCCCGCTGGCCGACGACGGGAGCGACCGACGGGTCGCGCTCGCGGTCGAACGCGACGAGGACAGCGAGACGGCGATCTTCGTCCCGCTCTCCTACGACATCTCCGATGCGCGGTCCGTCTTCGAGACGGCGCTCGTCGAGGAAGAGTTGCTGATTCACGTGCTGGCCGATCCAGAGAGCGGCTGGGTCAGCTTCTCCCACGACGATCCGTCGCTCTTTCTCGAGGAGTCGGACGTCAGGGAGTGGAGCGCGGACTGAGAGGGGCGCTACTCGCCCGTTCGGAACGACAGGTCCAACGACGGCGCGGAGTGGGTTAGCGACCCCATCGAGATCACGTCGACGCCCGTCGCGGCGTACGCCGGAACGTCCGCGAGCCCGATGCCACCGCTGGCCTCGGCCAGCACGCCCTCGTAGTCGGCGAGTTCGTCCACCGCCGCCCGCGTCTCCGCGGGCGTCATGTTGTCCAGCAGGACGATATCGGCCCCCGCCGCGGCGGCCCGCGGCGCGTCCGCGACCGACTCGACTTCCACATCGATCTTCGTCGCGAACGACGTTCGCTCTCGGAAGTGGGCGATCGCCTCCTCGAGCCCCAGTTCTTCGATGTGGTTGTCCTTCACCATCACCATCTGTGAGAGGTCGAGCCGGTGGGTGTCGCCGCCGCCGGCGACGACGGCCCGTTTCTCGAGCCCGCGTAAACCGGGCGTCGTCTTCCTGGTCGCGGCGATCGCGACGTCGTCGGACTCCGTCCGCGCTCGCTCGACCGCCTCGCCGGTCCGCGTCGCGATCCCCGAGGCGTGGCCCGCGAGGTTGACCGCGACGCGCTCGCCGCGCAACACCTCGCGGGCCGAGCCCGCGACCCGGAGCAGTTCGTCGCCCGACTCGAGTTCAGTCCCGTCCTCGAGCCGGTCGACCACGGACACGTCGAGGTAGTCGAAGACGGCCGCCGCAGCCTCGAGGCCGGCGGCGACGCCCGCTTCCTTGGCGACGAGTCGGCCGGTCGTCTCGCCGGGCACCTGATTGGTCACGTCGTGGTGGCCGACGTCCTCGCGAAGCCAGCGCTCGATTTGTGCGTCGGTGATCATGCGGTCTTGGCCGCGGGTGCGGTCCCCGCGGAAATAAAGAATCCGTTTGAGCGGATCTCGACCGACTACTCGAGTGATCGACCGGTCGATCGCTCGCGCGAGCGATGGCTCCGACGACAGCACGGATGACGGTCGGGAAAAGTTGACAGTATCGTTTCAGAAACTGTTACCTTGCTGATCAGCCTGTCCCTCCTATGAACGCGGCTCTCCTCGAGGTCCTTACGCGGCTGTTCGACGGCGTCCCCGGCTGGCAAGCGACCCTCCTGCTGGTCGGCCTCTCGCTCGGTATCGCGGTCGCGCTCGAGGTCGTCGTCCTCCGGACGTTGCTTCGATACACCAGTCGGACGAAGACGCAGTACGACTACATCCTCGTCGAGGAACTCCGGCTGCCGGTCGTCGTCATGGCCGCGCTGGCCGGTATCTATCTGCTCACGCAACTCCCCTCTGTCACCGAAACCGTCCTCGTGACGGCGGATCAGCTCGATACCTTCTTCGGCAAGCCCTCGCTGTCCGTCATCGTCGTCGCCTGGGCGTTCGCCTCGAACCGGATCGTCAACCGGTTCGTCGAGGAGATGAACGACGAGGGCTCGCGCTTTGACTTCGCGCCCGTCTTCTCGAACGTCTGGACACTGATCGTCTTCGTCGGCACGATTGGAGTCCTGCTGACGCTGTGGGAGTACAGCATCTCGCCGCTGCTCGGAGCCGCCGGCGTCGCCGGTATCGCGGTCGGCTTCGCCGCTCGAGACACCGTCGCGAACTTCTTCGGCGGGATCGCGCTCTACTTCGACGACACTTACAAAATCGGCGACTACATCGAACTGGACTCCGGCGAGGCGGGTACCGTCGTCAAGGTTGGCATCCGATCGACGACGCTGATGATGCGTGACGAAGTCCTCATCACGGTGCCGAACGCGGCCCTGAACGCCGCGAAGGTGATCAACCAGTCGGCACCCCAACGTCGCAGGCGGCTCAAGGTCCCCATCGGCGTCGGCTACGGGACGGACATCGACGCCTTCGAGGAACTCGTCCTCGAGCTCGCCGACGCGGAATCGCTCGTTCTCGACTCGCCGAAACCGCGGATGCGATTTCGTGCCTTCGGCGATTCGGCACTCGAGTACGAACTCCTCTGCTGGGTGGCCGCGCCGACTCGCGTCAACAGGGCCACGCACGAACTCAACCGGGCGATGTACAAGGCACTGACCGCAGCCGAGATCGACATTCCGTTTCCGCAGCGTGAGATCCACGTCTCGAGGCCGGACGCGACCGACGGCGAGCCGGAGTCGTCCCTACAGATCCTCGGCGATGCGGACGACGCGTCAGCGGAACG
Proteins encoded in this window:
- a CDS encoding DUF4385 domain-containing protein; this translates as MSDDGPEYDVDFREHPERYEIGRGEAGVFKVEPYKSELLPLWSYADEDAARESAAAIYERYERYREDDEFPGMDMARKYLQMGYTRAMRYAKYPGGQKYDDGDEREPQRWADPDKRAAALVFEAYWERVREDEAYQRAKAAHRGE
- a CDS encoding PaaI family thioesterase; translation: MTDDRQAFFEAFDDIESGIQHLIDENQEFLSWLGTTVENVDRGTMTLAIPYDEKLTNTRPDVTDRRADLHGGVAATLIDTVGGFALQTALEDEDPFEVSMATINLNINYLRPATGDLEATANVVRLGGSVGVSEITVESTTPDGETKAVATGQGAYRVFRPE
- a CDS encoding mechanosensitive ion channel family protein, producing the protein MNAALLEVLTRLFDGVPGWQATLLLVGLSLGIAVALEVVVLRTLLRYTSRTKTQYDYILVEELRLPVVVMAALAGIYLLTQLPSVTETVLVTADQLDTFFGKPSLSVIVVAWAFASNRIVNRFVEEMNDEGSRFDFAPVFSNVWTLIVFVGTIGVLLTLWEYSISPLLGAAGVAGIAVGFAARDTVANFFGGIALYFDDTYKIGDYIELDSGEAGTVVKVGIRSTTLMMRDEVLITVPNAALNAAKVINQSAPQRRRRLKVPIGVGYGTDIDAFEELVLELADAESLVLDSPKPRMRFRAFGDSALEYELLCWVAAPTRVNRATHELNRAMYKALTAAEIDIPFPQREIHVSRPDATDGEPESSLQILGDADDASAERRA
- a CDS encoding serpin family protein, whose protein sequence is MPTDRRTVLALTGALLAGAAGCAGIGGDSPATDGRSDDPASIHLVRDEVPGEYVVPDFPRIDLATDPEIESTLLAAQVRGNVAFSLDLLAELRSQRPGENLFYSPYSVSVALAMTYAGARGETATEMADALRYELEGDDLHAAFRALEAEFRRRNEDGDAVDDPAGETSTDSSDDGPAFRLASANSAWLEQRYPFDGDYLELLAAYYEAGERLVDFDGNPEEARREINAWVADRTNDRIEDLLPEGSIDSATRLVLTNAISFRAAWKREFDPSDTEPAPFTGLDGSETEVELMHQTGRFPYAEVDGHQLVELPYANDDTSMVVLLPAEGEFEAFEAALTVDRLATMLEAAGETRVDLALPKFGIESKFSLVETMQGLGMERAFTGAADFSGMVEGDQSNLAVDDIVHQSFVEVDEEGTEAAAATAVIVVETAATDPVEVTVDRPFLFYVRDRPTETPLFVGRVVDGPSLQDG
- a CDS encoding DUF7529 family protein, translating into MTTDRSEETDESADSLWVDLLEDARAIAEEYREDGWDAVVVEPAAVSPVDSDDRFGLDVSVSAQEYDAVAGLIEEGAVTITAADVYYRPLADDGSDRRVALAVERDEDSETAIFVPLSYDISDARSVFETALVEEELLIHVLADPESGWVSFSHDDPSLFLEESDVREWSAD
- a CDS encoding lipoyl protein ligase domain-containing protein, producing MRVFRGQAASIDADREASERLLSAAADGEPAVRVWAPHRQVAFGRRDARLEGYDRARAVADERGYPPIERDVGGRAVAYDGETTLAFARAEPIADFRTGTAERYERATADLERALRTLGLEPVRGEPDDSFCPGTHSLSVTDAADAERRDGRRRKLVGIAQRVRQDAALVAGVVLVANRDALAGVLEPVYDALGVPFEPRTVGTVADAGGPADPDIVRTALEDTLVGDARSSVTDVR
- a CDS encoding cysteine hydrolase family protein, yielding MRLEPDRTAVVVVDMQNGFCHPDGSLYAPGSEDVIGPIADLLERARAAGTQVIFTRDVHPPEQFDDAHYYDEFEQWGEHVLEGSWEAEIVDELPVEADDHVVEKHTYDAFYDTELEGWLNARGIEDLVLCGTLANVCVLHTAGSAGLRDFRPILVEDCIGAIEDDHHEYALEHAAWLFGEVEPSAGIEFA
- the nadC gene encoding carboxylating nicotinate-nucleotide diphosphorylase produces the protein MITDAQIERWLREDVGHHDVTNQVPGETTGRLVAKEAGVAAGLEAAAAVFDYLDVSVVDRLEDGTELESGDELLRVAGSAREVLRGERVAVNLAGHASGIATRTGEAVERARTESDDVAIAATRKTTPGLRGLEKRAVVAGGGDTHRLDLSQMVMVKDNHIEELGLEEAIAHFRERTSFATKIDVEVESVADAPRAAAAGADIVLLDNMTPAETRAAVDELADYEGVLAEASGGIGLADVPAYAATGVDVISMGSLTHSAPSLDLSFRTGE